One region of Drosophila kikkawai strain 14028-0561.14 chromosome 2R, DkikHiC1v2, whole genome shotgun sequence genomic DNA includes:
- the LOC108074668 gene encoding lysosomal aspartic protease, with amino-acid sequence MWLWFSLFPLLLLLPVICSGELYSVPLHRFPSARHRFGMLGIRMDRLRLKYTEERGNSWEELHQEPKGVPLSNYLDAQYFGPITIGSPPQSFKVIFDTGSSNLWVPSGSCAYSMVACRVHNRYFSKKSYSYQAQGHPFAIHYGSGSLSGFLSKDTVGVAGLQIENQIFAEATDMPGPIFLAAKFDGIFGLGYRSISMLRVKPPFYAMMEQNLLAAPVFSVYLNRKGKSDGGYIFFGGSNPDYYTGNFTYVQVSYQAYWQVKMTSAIIKGMELCQNGCEVIVDTGTSFLALPYDQAIVINESIGGRPSPYGQFFVNCNAVSKLPRITFTLGDRQFYLDGPDYVFRDRKMCFSAFIAVDLPSPRGPLWILGDVFLGKYYTEFDMERNRIGFADARS; translated from the coding sequence ATGTGGCTGTGGTTTTCGCTATttccgttgctgctgctacttcCGGTTATCTGCAGTGGAGAGCTTTATTCAGTCCCGTTGCATCGTTTTCCCTCCGCCCGTCATCGCTTTGGGATGCTGGGCATCCGGATGGATAGACTGCGTTTGAAATACACCGAGGAGCGGGGCAATAGTTGGGAGGAGCTACACCAAGAGCCCAAGGGTGTGCCGCTGAGCAATTACCTAGATGCCCAGTACTTTGGACCCATCACCATTGGCTCCCCGCCGCAGAGCTTCAAAGTGATCTTTGACACAGGCTCCTCGAATCTGTGGGTGCCCTCCGGCAGCTGTGCCTACTCAATGGTGGCCTGTCGTGTCCACAATAGATACTTCTCCAAAAAGTCATACTCCTACCAGGCTCAAGGACACCCATTTGCCATCCATTATGGCAGTGGAAGCCTTTCGGGTTTCCTCTCAAAGGACACTGTCGGAGTGGCTGGTCTGCAGATTGAGAATCAAATATTTGCAGAGGCCACGGATATGCCGGGACCGATCTTCCTGGCCGCCAAGTTCGATGGGATTTTCGGTTTGGGCTACAGGAGCATTTCCATGCTGCGGGTGAAGCCCCCGTTTTACGCGATGATGGAACAAAACCTACTAGCAGCACCCGTCTTTAGTGTCTACCTGAACAGGAAGGGTAAATCGGACGGAGGTTACATCTTTTTCGGTGGCTCGAATCCAGACTACTATACCGGCAACTTCACCTATGTCCAGGTGAGCTATCAAGCCTATTGGCAGGTGAAAATGACCTCGGCCATTATCAAGGGCATGGAACTGTGTCAGAATGGCTGCGAGGTGATAGTAGACACGGGCACATCCTTCTTAGCTTTGCCCTACGACCAGGCCATAGTCATTAATGAATCCATTGGCGGAAGACCCTCGCCGTATGGCCAGTTCTTTGTGAATTGTAATGCGGTTTCCAAACTGCCCAGAATCACCTTCACATTGGGAGATCGCCAATTTTACCTGGATGGTCCCGATTATGTTTTTCGGGATCGAAAGATGTGCTTTTCCGCCTTCATTGCCGTGGATCTGCCCTCGCCTCGCGGTCCCCTGTGGATTCTGGGGGATGTCTTTTTGGGCAAATACTATACGGAGTTCGACATGGAGAGGAATCGCATTGGCTTCGCTGATGCCAGGAGCTGA